One region of Bactrocera neohumeralis isolate Rockhampton chromosome 5, APGP_CSIRO_Bneo_wtdbg2-racon-allhic-juicebox.fasta_v2, whole genome shotgun sequence genomic DNA includes:
- the LOC126759359 gene encoding protein terminus-like, whose amino-acid sequence MPYFRSSYTFSIEGSTRTFHHRWCMAGRMYECDACSTTCDVRAAYSQHWSSVGRTLCSAEQRVQLKTIEEQRINNFILCNERNRSTNEFLLDAGIQAIPQLLRLLFHDAARLHFRLSFYVRALNETDFLFCSSELTIEHHLDIIESVDVLFLMLLEKIEAYMYACYPTRAAEYNVKRIKIYVRRELNTTASTTNAPSKCILPLQYRVKHATAAPGAQAVSAAVAADANLYRFRICARTQELYVVPYQLGKCPSNACDSEVQRAQQSWDRIGCGAHYIQLQSIDGAQQQLLEISNITRFLRTDEEDHVHTCVQCKANFSQRTKFQLHKALDCGRGFEVLQLDSDNLEIYEHCFKMRCDNYNWPLFGIIE is encoded by the coding sequence ATGCCCTACTTCCGCTCTAGCTACACCTTCAGCATTGAGGGCAGTACGCGTACCTTCCATCATCGCTGGTGCATGGCCGGACGTATGTACGAATGCGACGCTTGCAGCACTACATGTGATGTACGCGCTGCATATTCGCAACACTGGTCCAGTGTCGGGCGTACGCTTTGCAGCGCCGAGCAACGCGTGCAGCTGAAAACAATAGAGGAGCAACGCATAAACAATTTCATACTCTGCAACGAGCGTAACAGGAGTACTAATGAATTCTTGCTGGACGCCGGCATACAAGCTATACCACAATTGTTGCGCCTACTTTTTCATGACGCTGCGCGCCTACACTTTCGTTTGAGTTTCTATGTGCGCGCCTTGAACGAAACTGATTTTTTATTCTGCAGCAGCGAATTGACGATAGAGCATCACCTGGATATTATCGAGAGTGTGGATGTACTATTTCTCATGTTGCTGGAAAAAATCGAAGCCTATATGTACGCTTGTTATCCGACGCGCGCTGCCGAGTATAACGTGAAGcgcataaaaatttatgtacGCCGCGAATTGAATACAACAGCATCAACAACAAATGCGCCCTCGAAATGCATACTGCCGCTGCAGTATCGTGTAAAGCACGCCACCGCTGCACCAGGGGCGCAGGCGGTCAGCGCCGCGGTTGCTGCTGATGCCAATCTATATCGCTTCCGCATTTGCGCGCGCACGCAGGAGTTGTACGTGGTACCCTATCAGCTCGGTAAATGTCCGAGCAATGCATGCGATAGTGAAGTGCAGCGCGCGCAACAAAGTTGGGATCGCATAGGCTGTGGCGCGCATTATATACAGTTGCAAAGTATCGACGGCGCCCAACAACAGCTTTTGGAGATCTCGAACATAACGCGCTTTCTACGCACCGATGAGGAGGATCATGTGCACACATGTGTCCAATGCAAGGCGAACTTTTCACAGCGCACTAAATTCCAGCTACACAAGGCGCTCGATTGTGGACGCGGCTTTGAGGTACTTCAACTGGACAGTGATAATCTGGAGATTTATGAGCATTGCTTCAAAATGCGTTGTGACAACTACAACTGGCCGTTATTCGGTATAATAGAATGA